The sequence below is a genomic window from Salicibibacter cibarius.
CATGATGAAAGCAAAGCTGCATCGCGCGCGTGTGACAGAGGCAAACCTTGAATATGTAGGCAGCATTACCATCGATGAGGATTTAATGGACGAGGTTGATTTGTTGGAAAATGAAAAAGTCCAAATCGTAAACAATAACAACGGCGAACGTTTTGAAACATATGTCATAAAGGGGACGCGCGGAAAGCGCGACATCTGTCTGAACGGCGCCGCCGCCAGGCTTGTGCAACCAGGCGATGTCGTCATCATATTATCTTACGCCCTCATGCCAGACGATGCCGCGCAAAATCATCGACCGAA
It includes:
- the panD gene encoding aspartate 1-decarboxylase translates to MFRTMMKAKLHRARVTEANLEYVGSITIDEDLMDEVDLLENEKVQIVNNNNGERFETYVIKGTRGKRDICLNGAAARLVQPGDVVIILSYALMPDDAAQNHRPKVAIMDEKNDIAEMLDTEPASTVL